The following coding sequences lie in one Steroidobacter denitrificans genomic window:
- a CDS encoding integrase arm-type DNA-binding domain-containing protein encodes MKYRFAGRERLLALDLYPEVSLAEARRHRNAARALLRDGIDPMAAKTYRKAEYVLDTYLIPTLRRRSITTMKSKDAADALAGIAAKAPALAAKARQYLGGIVNYAIREELRDDG; translated from the coding sequence ATGAAGTACCGCTTTGCCGGGCGCGAGAGGTTGTTGGCCTTGGACCTCTACCCGGAGGTCAGCTTGGCCGAGGCGCGCCGCCATCGCAATGCGGCACGCGCCCTCCTGCGCGACGGGATTGACCCGATGGCCGCCAAGACCTACCGCAAAGCCGAGTACGTCCTCGACACCTACCTCATCCCCACCCTGCGCCGGCGGTCGATCACAACCATGAAGTCCAAGGACGCGGCCGACGCCTTGGCTGGTATCGCCGCGAAGGCGCCCGCTTTGGCCGCCAAAGCGCGTCAGTACCTCGGGGGCATCGTCAACTACGCCATCCGCGAGGAACTGCGCGACGACGGCTGA
- a CDS encoding 3-hydroxyacyl-CoA dehydrogenase NAD-binding domain-containing protein gives MSENFKGFIYDKDADGIVTLTMDMAGPVNAMNADFRAAIEWLADRLEAEEGLTGVVITSGKSTFFAGGDIKEMAQARAADAGQWFEIIERMKAQLRRIEKLPVPIAAAINGAALGGGLEICLACNYRVAWNSSKVAIGLPEVTLGLLPGSGGVVRSIHMLGLEKALPLILEGTRLAPAKARESGLVDALVDDLEELLPAAKAWVKANPDAGLKPWDKKGYAMRDSIYDPRVTGLLSAASPQYFAKTRGLLPAPARILSLAHDAVCVDFDAALRIETRSLVELMLSPVCKNLINSTFLQMNRINSGASRPRDIGKTSVSRVGILGAGMMGQGIAYACAMAGIETVLKDVSLQAAEKGRAYTDSLLTKRLAKGSLTEEQKAVILARIKATADNADLRGCDLIVEAVFESIDLKKKVIQETESLLAEGGVFGSNTSTLPITLLAGASRRPENFIGVHFFSPVDKMPLVEIICGKQTSEATLAKAYDFARQIGKTPIVVNDSLGFFTSRVFGTYLDEGCRLLVEGLDPIFIDNMGRLVGMPVGPLTVFDEVSLELNRKVAETQRQLGIYGSRSDSSVAVEVAERLTMEFGRGGRHHGGGFYEYPAGGPKLIWPGLYELYRKHDVGIDAGDAKDRLLFRQVVEALKCLQEGVLRSVPEGNIGSLMGIGAPVWTGGFIQFVNTYGLQRFIDRCDELASRYGERFKAPGIVAEKLAAGEVFE, from the coding sequence ATGAGCGAGAATTTCAAAGGTTTCATCTACGACAAGGATGCCGACGGCATCGTCACGCTGACGATGGATATGGCGGGTCCCGTCAATGCCATGAACGCTGATTTCCGCGCTGCCATCGAATGGCTGGCGGACAGGCTGGAGGCTGAAGAGGGCCTGACGGGCGTGGTCATCACTTCCGGAAAAAGCACCTTTTTCGCCGGTGGCGACATCAAGGAGATGGCACAGGCTCGAGCCGCCGATGCCGGGCAGTGGTTCGAGATCATCGAACGCATGAAGGCGCAGTTGCGCCGCATCGAAAAATTGCCGGTGCCGATCGCCGCTGCCATCAACGGTGCCGCGCTCGGTGGCGGCCTGGAAATCTGCCTGGCCTGCAATTACCGCGTTGCCTGGAATTCCTCCAAGGTCGCGATCGGCCTGCCCGAGGTGACCTTGGGGCTGCTTCCGGGCAGCGGGGGGGTCGTGCGCAGCATCCATATGCTCGGCCTGGAGAAGGCCCTGCCGTTGATCCTCGAGGGCACACGCCTGGCGCCCGCCAAGGCGCGGGAATCGGGTCTCGTCGATGCCTTGGTCGATGACCTCGAGGAACTGCTGCCTGCCGCCAAGGCATGGGTCAAGGCGAATCCGGATGCCGGTCTCAAGCCCTGGGACAAGAAGGGCTATGCCATGAGAGACAGCATCTATGATCCCCGGGTCACCGGCCTTCTCAGCGCTGCCAGTCCGCAATATTTCGCCAAGACCCGCGGTCTCCTGCCGGCTCCGGCACGCATCCTGTCGCTGGCGCACGATGCGGTATGCGTGGATTTCGATGCGGCGCTGCGCATCGAGACGCGAAGCCTGGTGGAACTGATGCTTTCCCCGGTGTGCAAGAATCTGATCAACAGCACCTTTTTGCAGATGAACCGGATCAACAGCGGTGCCAGCCGCCCCAGGGATATCGGCAAGACCAGCGTATCCAGGGTGGGCATCCTCGGCGCCGGCATGATGGGTCAGGGCATCGCTTATGCCTGTGCGATGGCCGGTATCGAGACGGTGCTCAAGGATGTGTCGCTGCAGGCGGCCGAGAAGGGCAGGGCTTACACCGACAGTCTGCTTACCAAGCGGCTCGCCAAAGGCAGTCTGACCGAGGAACAAAAGGCGGTCATTCTCGCCCGGATCAAGGCCACTGCCGATAATGCCGACCTTCGCGGCTGTGACTTGATCGTCGAGGCGGTGTTCGAGAGCATCGATCTGAAAAAGAAAGTGATCCAGGAGACCGAGTCCCTGCTGGCCGAGGGCGGAGTATTCGGATCCAACACCTCCACCCTGCCCATTACGCTGCTCGCCGGGGCGAGCCGGCGGCCCGAGAATTTCATCGGCGTTCACTTCTTCTCGCCCGTGGACAAGATGCCGCTGGTCGAGATCATCTGCGGCAAGCAGACCAGCGAGGCGACGCTGGCCAAGGCCTACGACTTTGCCCGGCAGATCGGCAAGACGCCCATCGTGGTGAACGACTCGCTCGGTTTTTTCACCTCCAGGGTCTTCGGTACCTATCTGGATGAGGGCTGTCGTCTATTGGTGGAGGGATTGGATCCCATATTCATCGACAATATGGGGCGCCTGGTCGGCATGCCCGTCGGTCCGCTCACCGTGTTCGACGAGGTCAGCCTGGAACTCAACCGCAAGGTTGCCGAAACACAGCGGCAGCTCGGCATCTATGGTTCCAGGTCCGATAGCAGCGTGGCCGTCGAGGTGGCCGAGCGCTTGACGATGGAGTTCGGCCGCGGCGGCCGTCATCATGGCGGCGGATTCTATGAATATCCGGCCGGCGGCCCCAAGCTTATCTGGCCCGGACTCTACGAGCTTTATCGTAAGCACGATGTCGGCATCGACGCAGGCGACGCCAAGGACCGGCTGCTGTTTCGCCAGGTGGTGGAAGCCCTCAAGTGCCTCCAGGAGGGTGTGCTGCGTTCCGTGCCTGAAGGCAATATCGGCTCCCTCATGGGTATCGGCGCGCCGGTCTGGACCGGCGGTTTCATCCAGTTCGTCAACACCTACGGACTGCAGCGTTTCATCGACCGCTGTGACGAACTCGCGAGCCGGTATGGCGAGCGTTTCAAGGCGCCGGGCATCGTCGCCGAGAAGCTCGCCGCGGGTGAAGTCTTCGAATGA
- a CDS encoding SDR family oxidoreductase codes for MDIKDKVAIVTGGASGLGRGTVERFIADGAKVAIFDMNEKLGTEVAGRMGENCAYCSVNVTDTASVQAALDGVVAKWGALHICCNFAGIGSAHKTYGKKGPHPIDEYLKVINVNQIGTFNMCRLAAEKMAANEPVTADGGRGVIINTASIAAYEGQIGQVAYSASKGAIVAMCLPMARDLEPYGIRVNTIVPGLIHTPLFETVGEAYYKSLEASVVFPKRLGKPAEIAKLAAFLVDNDYMNGECIRMDGAIRMQPR; via the coding sequence ATGGACATCAAGGACAAAGTGGCAATCGTCACGGGTGGCGCCTCCGGACTGGGCCGCGGCACGGTCGAGCGCTTCATCGCCGATGGCGCCAAGGTCGCCATCTTCGACATGAACGAGAAGCTGGGTACCGAAGTGGCGGGCCGGATGGGTGAGAACTGCGCCTATTGCAGCGTCAATGTCACCGATACTGCGTCGGTTCAGGCGGCTCTGGACGGCGTGGTTGCCAAGTGGGGTGCCTTGCACATTTGCTGCAACTTCGCCGGGATCGGGTCCGCTCATAAGACCTATGGGAAGAAGGGACCGCACCCCATCGACGAGTACCTCAAGGTGATCAACGTCAATCAGATCGGCACCTTCAACATGTGCCGTCTCGCTGCGGAGAAAATGGCGGCGAACGAACCCGTCACCGCCGACGGCGGGCGGGGTGTGATCATCAACACGGCTTCGATTGCCGCCTACGAGGGGCAGATCGGTCAGGTTGCCTACAGTGCCAGCAAGGGCGCCATCGTGGCCATGTGCCTGCCAATGGCACGGGACCTCGAGCCGTATGGCATTCGCGTCAATACGATCGTTCCCGGCCTGATCCACACGCCCCTGTTCGAGACCGTGGGAGAGGCGTACTACAAATCCCTGGAAGCATCCGTCGTCTTCCCCAAGCGCCTTGGCAAGCCCGCCGAGATCGCGAAGCTTGCCGCCTTCCTGGTGGACAACGATTATATGAACGGTGAATGCATCCGCATGGACGGGGCGATCCGTATGCAGCCCAGGTAG
- a CDS encoding STAS domain-containing protein: protein MSDNVQDTASVVRVQGEMTIYRAHELLQEVLAIVRKRSATTLLDLSKVIEFDTAGLQLLLMAHRLAATAGNRLSVINPSECVSDVLELCNLTNDFVAPESES from the coding sequence ATGAGTGACAACGTTCAGGATACAGCGAGCGTCGTGCGCGTGCAGGGAGAGATGACAATCTATCGCGCACATGAGCTGCTGCAGGAAGTGTTGGCGATCGTGCGTAAGCGATCGGCCACTACCTTGCTCGATCTGTCGAAAGTCATCGAATTCGATACAGCCGGATTACAGCTTCTGCTGATGGCGCATCGCCTGGCCGCGACCGCTGGCAATCGCCTCAGTGTGATCAATCCAAGCGAGTGCGTCAGCGACGTATTGGAACTCTGCAATCTGACAAATGATTTCGTTGCGCCGGAGTCGGAATCATGA